The Astyanax mexicanus isolate ESR-SI-001 chromosome 12, AstMex3_surface, whole genome shotgun sequence genome window below encodes:
- the LOC103026801 gene encoding charged multivesicular body protein 4c, with product MSVFGKLFGGGGKAGKAATPQEAIQKLRETEAMLTKKQEFLEQKISAELLTAKKNGTKNKRAALQALKRKKRYEKQLAQIDGTLSTIEFQREALENANTNTEVLKNMGFAAKAMKNAHQNMDIDKVDDLMQDITEQQELAQEISDAISKPVGFGEEFDEDELMAELEELEQEELDNTLLEIGGTENVPLPSVPSTSLPSKPTKKREEEDEDDMEELKAWAM from the exons ATGTCGGTGTTCGGGAAGCTGTTTGGTGGCGGAGGGAAGGCGGGGAAAGCCGCGACCCCGCAGGAGGCGATCCAGAAGCTCCGGGAGACGGAGGCGATGTTGACCAAAAAGCAGGAGTTCCTGGAGCAGAAGATCTCGGCCGAGCTGCTGACGGCCAAGAAGAACGGCACCAAAAACAAACGAG CTGCTCTTCAGGCCCTGAAGAGAAAGAAGCGCTACGAAAAGCAGCTAGCTCAGATTGATGGCACTCTGTCTACCATCGAGTTCCAGCGGGAGGCTTTGGAAAATGCCAACACTAACACAGAAGTGCTCAAAAACATGGGCTTCGCAGCCAAGGCCATGAAGAATGCTCATCAGAACAT GGACATAGACAAAGTAGATGACCTTATGCAAGACATTACTGAACAGCAGGAGCTGGCTCAGGAAATCTCAGATGCCATTTCTAAGCCTGTTGGCTTTGGAGAAGAGTTTGATGAG GACGAGTTGATGGCTGAACTGGAGGAGCTGGAACAGGAGGAACTGGACAATACCCTGCTGGAAATTGGTGGCACAGAAAATGTACCGCTGCCCAGCGTGCCTTCCACCTCATTACCCTCCAAACCGA ccaagaagagagaggaagaggatgaaGACGACATGGAAGAGCTGAAGGCATGGGCGATGTAA